Within Romboutsia sp. CE17, the genomic segment AAGCTACTAGAAAAATACCAGTTCAGTATGCTAAAAGAGTTGTTGGAAGAAAGATGTATGGAGGACAAAGTTCTCATATACCAATGAAAGTTAACCAATCAGGAGTTATACCAGTAATTTTTGCTAGTTCACTTTTAGCTTTTCCACAAACTATAGCAATGTTCATGGGAGCAGATGCTCAAAACTTTGTCCAAACATACTTAACTCCAAATGGAGATATAGGATTTTGGATATATAGATCACTTGAAGTTCTATTAATAGTATTCTTTGCTTATTTCTATACAACTGTATCATTTAATACAGAAGACATAGCAAATAACATGAAAAATAATGGAGGATTTATACCAGGTATAAGACCAGGTAAGCCAACTATTGATTATTTAAATAGAATATTATCAAGATTAACTCTAGCAGGAGCTATATTCCTGGCTATAATATCATTAATACCAGCGTTTGCAACACATTATATGAATGTAAGTATGAGCCTAGCTGGAACATCGTTATTAATAGTTGTTGGAGTTGCTTTAGAACTTAAGAGACAATTAGAATCAAACTTAGTTATGAGAAACTATCAAGGTTTCTTAAAATAAGGAGATGATAATATGAGAATAATATTACTTGGACCTCCTGGTGCTGGAAAAGGTACTCAGGCTGCAGGCATAGTAGAAAAATATAACATACCTCATATATCAACAGGAGATATATTCAGAAAGAATATAAAAGAAGGAACAGAGCTTGGAAAGAAAGCTAAAGAATACATGGATCAAGGATTATTAGTTCCAGATGAGTTAACTGTAGGTTTAGTAACTGATAGAATAACTCAAGAAGACTGTAAAAATGGATTTATGTTAGATGGATTTCCAAGAAATGTATCTCAAGCTGAACAATTAGATGCGTTTTTAAAAGAAAATAATATAGCTCTTAGTAACGTTATAAATATAGAGGTTGATAAGAACATATTAGTTTCAAGAGCAGTTGGAAGAAGAATTTGTAAATCTTGCGGTGCTACGTATCATGTTGAGTTTAATCCTCCTAAAATAGAAGGCGTATGCAATGTATGCCAAGGGGAGTTATACCAAAGAGCGGATGATAATGAAGAAACTGTATCAAAGAGAATACAAGTATATCTAGATGAAACTAAACCATTAGCTGATTATTATGCTAAAGAAGGTATATTATCAAACATAAATGGTCAACAATCTATAGATGAAGTATTTGCAGATATAGTGACTGCTCTAGGAAGTGAAAAATAATGATTGTTATTAAATCAAAAAAAGAAATAGAACTTATGAGAGAGGCTGGCAAAATTGTAGCTGAAACTCATGAACTATTAAAGGAAGCTATTACTCCGGGAATATCTACTTTAGAGTTAGATAAAATAGCTGAAGAGAATATAAGAAAATATAATGCCATCCCATCTTTTAAAGGCTATGGTGGATTTCCAGGAAGTATATGTGCATCTATAAATGAACAAGTTGTACATGGAATTCCAGGAGATCAGATAGTAAAAGAAGGTGACATTATTAGTATAGATATAGGAGCCTATTATAAAGGATATCATGCTGACGCTGCTAAAACGCACGGTGTAGGTATTATATCTGAAGAAGATAGGAAATTAATAGAAGTAACAAAAGAAAGCTTCTATGAAGGCATAAAATTTGCTAAACTAGGATATAGACTTTCGGATATCTCACACTCAATACAAGCGCACGTAGAGAAACATGGTTTCTCAGTTGTTAGAGATCTAGTAGGTCATGGAGTAGGCACAGAACTTCATGAAGATCCTCAAGTTCCTAACTATGGTCCTCCAGGCAAAGGTCCAAGACTTAGAGAAGGAATGGTAATTGCAATAGAGCCAATGATTAACATAGGTAGTTATTATGTAAAGACTCTATCAGATGGATGGACAATCGTCACTATAGACGGTAAAAAATCAGCTCACTATGAGCATACGATAGCAATTACTGAAGATGAACCACTTATATTAACTAAGCTTTAGTTTGAAGGTGATGAAAGAGTGCTATCAGAAAAAATAAGAGTAGGTCAAGTTGTAAAAAGTTTATCAGGTAGAGAAACTGGAAGATTATTTTTCGTTGTAAAAGTAATAGATCCTCAGTATGTTTTAATATCTGATGGTAAAAAACGAAAACTTGACAGACCTAAGCTAAAAAAAGTTAAGCACTTAAAAGTATATAAATTTTTTAATGAAGAAGTTAAAAATAAAATAGCGTCTGACAAAATAACAGATGCTTTTTTAAGAGCTGAACTTACTAAATCAAAAAATAATTTTTGATTAGTTGAATGGAGGTCTGGTTATTTAATGGCCAAAAAAGATGTAATAGAATTAGAAGGTACAGTTATTGAAAACTTACCTAATGCTATGTTCAAAGTAAGATTAGAAAATGGACATGAAGTATTATGCCATTTATCTGGAAAGCTAAGAATGAACTTCATAAGAATTCTTGAAGGTGATAAGGTAAATGTTGAACTTTCTCCATATGACCTTACAAGAGGAAGAATCACTTGGCGTAAGAAGTAGGCTATCTTATTTAGTAGTCTAAGGAGGGATTAATAATGAAAGTAAGACCATCAGTAAAACCAATGTGTGAAAAATGCAAGGTTATAAAAAGAAAAGGTAAAGTAATGGTTATCTGCGAAAATCCTAAGCACAAGCAAAAGCAAGGATAAGAAATTATTACTAGTAATTTGTTAACTTTTATAGTATAATAGTAAACTGTGATGTTAACAATAGGGCGCTTGCGCGTCAAAAAGAAAATTAAATAAAACATGTGTAGGAGGTGCGAATCATGGCAAGAATAGCTGGGGTAGATTTACCTAGAGAAAAAAGAGCAGAGATAGGCTTAACTTATATATATGGTATAGGAAAAGCTACTGCTAATGAAATATTAGCTAAAGCTGATATAAATCCTGACACGAGAATAAAGGATTTATCAGATGATCAAGTTAATGAATTAAGAAAAATAATAGACGCTGATTTCTTAGTTGAAGGTGACTTAAGAAGAGAAATCGCTTTAAACATAAAGAGATTAAGAGATATAAAATGTTATAGAGGTTTAAGACATGCTAAGGGTCTTCCTTTAAGAGGTCAAAGAACTAAGACTAATGCTAGAACTAGAAAAGGTCCTAGAAAAACTGTATCTCGTAAGAAGAAAAAATAAGAATAATAATTAGATAGGAGGGAAATGACAATGGCTAAACCAAAAAAGAAAGCTACACGTGTTAGAAGAAGAGAGCGTAAAAACATTGAACGTGGACATGCGCATATACAATCTACTTTTAACAATACTATAATAACTTTAACAGATGTTCACGGAAATGCTATATCTTGGGCATCTTCTGGACAATTAGGATTCAAAGGATCAAGAAAATCTACTCCTTTCGCATCTCAAATGGCTGCAGAAACTGCTGCTAAAGCTGCAATGGAGCATGGTTTAAAAACTGTTGAAGTATTCGTAAAAGGTCCTGGTTCAGGTAGAGAAGCTGCTATAAGAGCATTACAAGCTACTGGACTAGAAGTAACAATGATAAAAGACGTTACTCCAATCCCACACAACGGATGTAGACCACCAAAAAGAAGAAGAGTGTAATTTTATACAGAATAATTTAGGAGGTGTAAAGACATGGCAAGATATACAGGTGCATCTTGTAGACAATGCCGTAGAGAAGGAATGAAGTTATTCCTTAAAGGCGAAAGATGTCATACAGATAAGTGTGCTATAGAAAAAAGAAACTATGCTCCTGGTCAACATGGACAAGGAAGAAAGAAAGTTTCTAACTATGGTTTACAATTAAGAGAGAAACAAAAAGTTAAGAGAATATACGGAGTTTTAGAAACTCAATTCAGAAACTTATATGAACGTGCAGATAAAATGCCTGGTATAACAGGGGAAAACTTATTAAGTTTATTAGAAAGAAGATTAGACAACGTAGTTTACAGAATGGGATTAGCATCTTCTAGAAAAGAAGCTAGACAATTAGTAACTCACGGTCACTTCACTTTAAATGGAAATAAGGTAGATATACCTTCTATAACTGTTAAAGCTGACGATGTTATAGCAGTTAAAGAAAACTCTAAAACTTCTGCTAAATTCAAAGCTTTAGTAGAAGCTAATGCATCAAAAGTAGCTCCTAAGTGGTTAGATGCAAACTTAGAAGGAATGACTGCTAAAGTTGTTGCTATGCCAACAAGAGAAGATATAGATCTTGAAATAGCTGAACACTTAATAGTAGAGCTTTACTCTAAGTAATAAGCAAGTTTTAAAATTAATTTTTAAAATTGTTTACCCTCAGTGGATTAATAAATTTAAAGGAGGGTTTTATCCATGATAGAAATAGAAAAACCTAAAGTAGATATAATAGAACTTAGCGAAGACTATAGATATGGTAAATTCGTTATAGAGCCTCTAGAAAGAGGTTATGGTATAACTATAGGAAATGCTTTAAGAAGAGTATTATTATCATCTTTACCAGGGGTTGCTGTAAATTCTATAAAAATAGATGGAGTTCTTCATGAATTCTCAACAGTACCAGGTGTTAAAGAAGATGTAACTGAAATAATATTATCTTTAAAAGAGCTTTCAGCTACTATTGATGGAGAAGGAAGTAGAACTCTTAAAATAGAAGCACAAGGACCATGCTCTATCAAAGGATCAGATATAATATGTCCTCCTGATGTTGAAATATTAAGTAAAGACTTATTAATAGCTACGCTAGATGATAATGCGAAGTTTAATATGGAAATATCTATAGATAAAGGTAGAGGATATGTTTCTGCTGAAGAAAATAAAACAGAGAATATGCCTATAGGTGTTTTACCTGTAGACTCAATATATACTCCTGTTGAAAAAGTGAGCTACCATGTAGAAAATACAAGAGTAGGTCAAAAAACAGATTATGACAAGTTAGTACTTGAAGTTCAAACTAACGGTAGCATAAATCCTCAAGAAGGAATATCTTTAGCTGCTAAAGTACTAGTTGAGCATTTAAATCTATTCATTGATTTAACAGAGCACGTAAGCAATGTTGAAATAATGGTAGAAAAAGAAGAAGACCAAAAAGAAAAAGTTCTTGAAATGACTATAGAAGAATTAGATTTATCAGTTAGATCTTACAACTGTTTAAAGAGAGCGGGAATAAATACAGTTGAAGAGTTAGCTAATAAGTCTGAGGACGATATGATGAAGGTTAGAAACCTTGGTAAAAAGTCACTTGAGGAAGTTATCCAAAAGTTAGAAGAACTAGGATTAGGTCTTAAACCAAGCGAAGAATAGTGAGCAAAGGAGGGATTGGCATGGCTAATTACCGTAAATTAGGACGTGTGACTTCACACAGAAACCTTATGTTAAGAAACTTAGTAACTGACTTACTAAGATGTGGTAGAATAGAAACTACAGTAACAAGAGCAAAAGAAACTCGTAGAATGGCTGAAAAGATGATAACTCTTGCTAAAAGAGGAGATCTTCACGCTAGAAGACAAGTTTTAGCTTACGTTATGGATGAAACTGTAGTTAACAACTTATTCACTGATATAGCTCCAAAGTATGCTGAGAGAAATGGTGGATACACTAGAATAATCAAAAAAGGACCAAGAAGAGGCGACGCTGCTGAAATGGCTTTTATAGAATTAGTATAGTATAAAAAAAGATTAAGCTTTTGCTTAATCTTTTTTTATACATTTTTTTAATAAATATGAAAATTATATGCTATACTAATAAAGCGAATTTTGTATATTAAGAATTATCTTTTTTTTTATGGTTATGATATAATACTACTAAATTTGATTTTTTATATTACTGCTTAATGAAAAAGGAGTAGATTTGATGAATAATATAATAGAAGTAAATAATATTTCATTCGAATATATAACAGAAGAAGATAGCTTTAAAGCTATAGATGATTTAAGTTTAAACATAAAAGAAGGTGAATTTCTTGCAATTATAGGACATAATGGTTCGGGAAAATCAACTCTATCTAAAAATTTAAATGCTATTTTAATGCCAACCAAAGGGAATATCCTTATAGATGGTATGGATACTAGAGAAGAAGATAAGTTATGGGATATAAGACAAACAGCTGGAATGGTATTTCAAAATCCTGATAACCAAATTGTGGCTACTGTAGTAGAAGAAGATGTAGCTTTTGGACCAGAAAATTTAGGTATAAAACCTGAAGAAATAAGAAAAAGGGTAGATGAATCTCTTAAAAGTGTTGGTATCTATGATCTAAGAGATAGACAACCTCACTTATTATCTGGTGGTCAAAAGCAAAGAGTCGCTATTGCGGGAATAATAGCTATGAAACCTAAGTGTGTAATTTTTGATGAAGCAACAGCGATGTTAGATCCTTCTGGAAGAAAAGAGGTTATGAGTACTATAAAAAGGCTAAATAAAGAAGAGAATATAAGTGTAATACATATAACTCACTTTATGGAAGAAGCAGTTGATGCAGATAGAGTCATAGTTATGGAAAAAGGGAAAAAGGTACTAGAGGGGACACCAAAACAAGTTTTCTCTAAAATAGATATGTTAAAAAAAATAGGTCTAGATGTACCTTATATGACAGAGTTATCTAAGGAATTAAATAAAGAAGGTCTTAAGATTGAATCTGATATATTAACAGTAGATGAGATGGTGATGCAATTATGTCAATTATAGTAAAAAATTTAACTTATATATATAACGAAGATATGCCTTTTTCGAGTAAGGCATTAGATAATGTTAGCTTTGAAATAGAAGATAGAGATTTTGTTGGTATTATAGGTCATACAGGATCTGGGAAATCTACACTTATTCAACATTTAAATGGACTTCTAAGGCCCTCATCTGGAGAGATTTATATAAATAATTTTAATATAACTAATCCAGAATTAAACTTAACAGAAATTAGAAAAAGAGTAGGGGTAGTATTTCAATATC encodes:
- a CDS encoding adenylate kinase — its product is MRIILLGPPGAGKGTQAAGIVEKYNIPHISTGDIFRKNIKEGTELGKKAKEYMDQGLLVPDELTVGLVTDRITQEDCKNGFMLDGFPRNVSQAEQLDAFLKENNIALSNVINIEVDKNILVSRAVGRRICKSCGATYHVEFNPPKIEGVCNVCQGELYQRADDNEETVSKRIQVYLDETKPLADYYAKEGILSNINGQQSIDEVFADIVTALGSEK
- the map gene encoding type I methionyl aminopeptidase; the protein is MIVIKSKKEIELMREAGKIVAETHELLKEAITPGISTLELDKIAEENIRKYNAIPSFKGYGGFPGSICASINEQVVHGIPGDQIVKEGDIISIDIGAYYKGYHADAAKTHGVGIISEEDRKLIEVTKESFYEGIKFAKLGYRLSDISHSIQAHVEKHGFSVVRDLVGHGVGTELHEDPQVPNYGPPGKGPRLREGMVIAIEPMINIGSYYVKTLSDGWTIVTIDGKKSAHYEHTIAITEDEPLILTKL
- a CDS encoding KOW domain-containing RNA-binding protein, which gives rise to MLSEKIRVGQVVKSLSGRETGRLFFVVKVIDPQYVLISDGKKRKLDRPKLKKVKHLKVYKFFNEEVKNKIASDKITDAFLRAELTKSKNNF
- the infA gene encoding translation initiation factor IF-1, which produces MAKKDVIELEGTVIENLPNAMFKVRLENGHEVLCHLSGKLRMNFIRILEGDKVNVELSPYDLTRGRITWRKK
- the rpmJ gene encoding 50S ribosomal protein L36; translated protein: MKVRPSVKPMCEKCKVIKRKGKVMVICENPKHKQKQG
- the rpsM gene encoding 30S ribosomal protein S13; amino-acid sequence: MARIAGVDLPREKRAEIGLTYIYGIGKATANEILAKADINPDTRIKDLSDDQVNELRKIIDADFLVEGDLRREIALNIKRLRDIKCYRGLRHAKGLPLRGQRTKTNARTRKGPRKTVSRKKKK
- the rpsK gene encoding 30S ribosomal protein S11 translates to MAKPKKKATRVRRRERKNIERGHAHIQSTFNNTIITLTDVHGNAISWASSGQLGFKGSRKSTPFASQMAAETAAKAAMEHGLKTVEVFVKGPGSGREAAIRALQATGLEVTMIKDVTPIPHNGCRPPKRRRV
- the rpsD gene encoding 30S ribosomal protein S4; this translates as MARYTGASCRQCRREGMKLFLKGERCHTDKCAIEKRNYAPGQHGQGRKKVSNYGLQLREKQKVKRIYGVLETQFRNLYERADKMPGITGENLLSLLERRLDNVVYRMGLASSRKEARQLVTHGHFTLNGNKVDIPSITVKADDVIAVKENSKTSAKFKALVEANASKVAPKWLDANLEGMTAKVVAMPTREDIDLEIAEHLIVELYSK
- a CDS encoding DNA-directed RNA polymerase subunit alpha, with translation MIEIEKPKVDIIELSEDYRYGKFVIEPLERGYGITIGNALRRVLLSSLPGVAVNSIKIDGVLHEFSTVPGVKEDVTEIILSLKELSATIDGEGSRTLKIEAQGPCSIKGSDIICPPDVEILSKDLLIATLDDNAKFNMEISIDKGRGYVSAEENKTENMPIGVLPVDSIYTPVEKVSYHVENTRVGQKTDYDKLVLEVQTNGSINPQEGISLAAKVLVEHLNLFIDLTEHVSNVEIMVEKEEDQKEKVLEMTIEELDLSVRSYNCLKRAGINTVEELANKSEDDMMKVRNLGKKSLEEVIQKLEELGLGLKPSEE
- the rplQ gene encoding 50S ribosomal protein L17, which codes for MANYRKLGRVTSHRNLMLRNLVTDLLRCGRIETTVTRAKETRRMAEKMITLAKRGDLHARRQVLAYVMDETVVNNLFTDIAPKYAERNGGYTRIIKKGPRRGDAAEMAFIELV
- a CDS encoding energy-coupling factor transporter ATPase — protein: MNNIIEVNNISFEYITEEDSFKAIDDLSLNIKEGEFLAIIGHNGSGKSTLSKNLNAILMPTKGNILIDGMDTREEDKLWDIRQTAGMVFQNPDNQIVATVVEEDVAFGPENLGIKPEEIRKRVDESLKSVGIYDLRDRQPHLLSGGQKQRVAIAGIIAMKPKCVIFDEATAMLDPSGRKEVMSTIKRLNKEENISVIHITHFMEEAVDADRVIVMEKGKKVLEGTPKQVFSKIDMLKKIGLDVPYMTELSKELNKEGLKIESDILTVDEMVMQLCQL